In a single window of the Flavobacterium sp. W4I14 genome:
- a CDS encoding TonB-linked SusC/RagA family outer membrane protein (product_source=TIGR04056; cath_funfam=2.170.130.10,2.60.40.1120; cleavage_site_network=SignalP-TM; pfam=PF00593,PF07715,PF13715; superfamily=49464,56935; tigrfam=TIGR04056; transmembrane_helix_parts=Inside_1_6,TMhelix_7_26,Outside_27_1034), whose protein sequence is MKKSKYLLLLFFLFPLGLLAQQTIIIRGKVTDASDRKILPGVVVTANSPTGKISVSTDAQGAYQITVPANSTELSYTFVGMTAHTEKIEGRTLINVTLSASQSDLDEVVVIGYGSQKKETLTGSVGNITARDIQTTTAISLAQKIQGKVAGLQIRQNGGEPGTFDNSINIRGYGGSPLYVIDGVAREGAGEFQRINPDDIESISFLKDGSAAIYGLRASNGVVLVTTKKGAKGDAAFNYNGFVGFSSPTDVPRMANAAEWIQMRNDAAFLGTGSPFIPREELNKYITGAPGYESTDWYSEVMRKSAIQQQHNVSAAGGGDKTQYFVSLGYQREGGLLKTGDMGYYKYNMRSNLTTQLTKNLKAEVFIAGRYDNRFTPGENFFNIFKGTRVTLPTERPYVNGNTAYPSIVTPSNQNPVVLADRDITGYSENVNRNVQSTVALNYTVPGVEGLKIRAAASYDMNSYSNKDLSKPYNLYTFANGNYVKQPQRVGTGNISNVIDNNNNLTLQGQVTYSRLFAKKHNVGGTLVVEQQQGWSRNTLARRYYDFYTTDQLNYAGLRTPEAAGLEGQSAYLGYVGRFNYDYAGKYLIDFVFRQDGNYAYKNKWGFFPGVSAAWRVSEENFIKNNLPVISNLKLKASYGTAGAANSVAPFQYVPGFGTTGGGNYEFQNDILTTGIAAPPIVNENLSWTKSEFVDFGLELGLWKNKLVFEFDVYQRDTKGIAATRNVSLPNTFGATIPFENLNSDRVRGIEFSLTHNSSIGEFRYNISGNFNYSRQMDLYVEGSPFTNSYDQWRNQRAYRYRDISWGYTYAGQFQNKEEILQHALQNGDQANIRELPGDYKFQDINNDGVIDDRDMLPLFDGSTPKLFYGLTLNGSFKGFDFNVLLQGSGRYTVRFNEVYGEILAFRGNTPAYFFDRWRLSDPYDINSAWIPGKYPASRFNGDVGRIYTESSVWRRDASYVRLKSVELGYTFRPLFFAKAGIKKLRVYASAFNLLTITDPFVKAFDPERAEGLFSAGLNYPLSKTYNFGVNLNF, encoded by the coding sequence ATGAAAAAATCCAAATACCTATTATTGCTATTTTTTCTTTTCCCACTCGGGTTGCTCGCCCAGCAAACCATTATTATCCGTGGAAAAGTAACTGATGCCTCCGACCGGAAAATTCTGCCCGGCGTTGTTGTTACAGCAAACTCGCCGACTGGTAAAATCTCGGTCAGTACAGATGCCCAGGGCGCATATCAGATTACAGTTCCCGCCAATAGTACCGAACTTAGCTACACTTTTGTGGGAATGACGGCCCATACCGAAAAAATTGAGGGCAGAACACTTATAAATGTTACACTTTCTGCCAGCCAATCAGACCTTGATGAGGTGGTTGTGATCGGATACGGATCGCAGAAAAAAGAAACGCTTACCGGATCAGTTGGTAATATAACAGCCAGGGATATCCAAACGACCACTGCTATCAGTCTGGCTCAGAAAATCCAGGGCAAGGTTGCCGGTCTTCAGATCAGACAGAACGGAGGAGAGCCGGGAACATTTGACAATTCTATAAATATTCGTGGTTATGGAGGAAGCCCATTGTATGTTATCGATGGGGTGGCCCGTGAAGGTGCCGGTGAATTCCAGCGGATTAATCCCGACGATATAGAAAGCATTTCTTTTCTTAAAGATGGCTCTGCGGCCATTTATGGGTTGCGTGCTTCAAACGGAGTGGTGCTGGTAACGACAAAAAAAGGTGCCAAAGGCGATGCTGCATTCAACTATAATGGCTTTGTCGGCTTTTCGAGTCCAACAGATGTTCCCCGGATGGCAAATGCAGCAGAATGGATCCAGATGCGTAACGATGCGGCCTTTTTGGGCACTGGCTCGCCTTTTATCCCTAGAGAAGAACTTAATAAATATATAACCGGGGCACCTGGCTATGAAAGTACCGACTGGTATAGCGAGGTAATGAGAAAATCGGCAATACAGCAACAACACAATGTGTCGGCAGCTGGTGGTGGAGATAAAACGCAGTATTTTGTTAGTTTGGGTTACCAGCGGGAAGGCGGTTTGCTAAAAACCGGCGACATGGGATATTATAAATATAACATGAGGTCTAACCTCACCACGCAATTAACAAAAAACTTAAAGGCCGAAGTATTTATTGCAGGCAGATATGACAACAGATTTACGCCCGGAGAAAATTTCTTCAACATTTTTAAGGGTACCCGCGTAACGCTACCCACCGAGCGGCCTTATGTTAACGGAAATACAGCTTACCCTTCGATTGTTACGCCATCTAACCAAAACCCAGTGGTGCTGGCAGACCGGGATATCACCGGTTATAGCGAAAATGTTAACAGGAATGTGCAATCAACCGTTGCATTAAACTACACTGTGCCCGGTGTTGAAGGGTTAAAAATCCGGGCAGCGGCATCTTATGATATGAACAGTTATTCTAATAAAGATCTTTCAAAGCCCTATAATCTCTATACTTTTGCCAATGGGAATTATGTAAAGCAGCCGCAACGTGTGGGTACAGGTAATATTTCCAATGTTATCGACAACAACAACAATCTCACGCTACAAGGCCAGGTTACCTACAGCAGGTTATTTGCAAAAAAACACAATGTAGGCGGAACACTTGTTGTGGAGCAGCAACAGGGATGGAGCCGGAATACCCTGGCGAGAAGGTATTACGATTTTTATACTACTGATCAGCTCAACTATGCAGGCCTGAGAACTCCGGAGGCCGCAGGCCTCGAAGGCCAAAGTGCCTATCTTGGATACGTAGGCAGGTTCAACTATGATTATGCCGGGAAATATCTGATCGATTTCGTTTTCCGTCAGGACGGGAATTATGCTTACAAGAACAAATGGGGATTTTTCCCTGGGGTAAGTGCGGCATGGAGGGTATCGGAGGAGAATTTCATAAAGAACAACCTGCCCGTGATCAGCAACTTAAAACTTAAGGCCTCTTATGGCACCGCAGGCGCTGCGAACTCAGTAGCCCCTTTCCAGTATGTACCAGGTTTCGGCACCACAGGAGGAGGCAATTATGAGTTCCAGAATGACATCCTAACCACCGGAATTGCTGCCCCTCCTATAGTGAATGAAAACCTGAGCTGGACCAAATCGGAATTTGTTGACTTCGGATTGGAACTAGGGCTTTGGAAAAACAAACTTGTCTTCGAATTTGATGTATACCAAAGAGATACCAAAGGAATCGCTGCCACCAGGAACGTATCACTTCCCAACACTTTCGGGGCTACAATCCCATTTGAGAACCTTAACAGTGACAGGGTACGTGGTATAGAATTTTCACTTACACACAATAGTTCCATAGGAGAATTTCGTTATAACATTTCCGGAAATTTCAATTATTCCAGACAAATGGATCTGTATGTAGAGGGTTCTCCGTTTACAAACAGTTACGACCAATGGCGTAACCAGAGGGCTTACAGATACAGGGACATCAGTTGGGGCTACACTTACGCCGGTCAGTTCCAGAATAAAGAGGAAATTTTACAACATGCCCTCCAGAATGGTGATCAAGCCAATATCCGCGAACTTCCAGGAGATTATAAATTTCAGGATATCAATAATGACGGGGTTATCGATGACCGCGACATGCTTCCGCTGTTTGACGGATCAACACCTAAATTGTTTTACGGTTTAACCCTGAACGGATCTTTTAAGGGATTCGACTTTAATGTGCTCCTACAGGGTTCGGGCAGGTATACAGTAAGATTTAACGAAGTATATGGTGAGATACTGGCCTTTAGAGGAAATACACCGGCATACTTTTTCGATCGCTGGAGGCTTTCTGATCCTTACGATATCAACAGCGCCTGGATTCCTGGAAAATACCCTGCCTCCAGGTTTAATGGTGATGTGGGAAGAATTTACACCGAAAGTTCGGTATGGAGAAGAGATGCATCGTATGTACGACTGAAAAGTGTGGAATTGGGCTACACCTTCCGCCCATTATTTTTTGCAAAAGCCGGAATAAAAAAACTCAGGG